The following proteins are co-located in the Colletotrichum lupini chromosome 4, complete sequence genome:
- a CDS encoding fumarate hydratase: MLRSAPARRAASGLANTRLTVMPRTCAKSLSTCSTRYISSSPAALYPATNSRSTNLTSPFSLQRSIHTTAPRMAETRTESDAFGEIQVPADKYWGAQTERSLENFKINQPQDRMPPPIVKAFGILKGAAATVNMRYGLDEKVGKAIQQAAAEVAEGKLLDHFPLVVWQTGSGTQSNMNANEVISNRAIEILGGVKGSKKPVHPNDHVNRSASSNDTFPTVMHIAAVLEIEQELLPSLKSLRDALQKKVDEFDAKQIIKIGRTHLQDATPLTLGQEFSGYVAQLSQSIKRVESSLPDLRQLAQGGTAVGTGINTFQGFAEGIAEEVSKMTGTKFETAPNKFEALAAHDAIVQAHGSLNTLAASLSKIAQDIRYLGSGPRCGLGELNLPENEPGSSIMPGKVNPTQCEALTMVCAQVMGNHVATTIGGMNGQFELNVYKPLVIRNLLHSVRILSDGMRSFEKNLVVGLQANEEKIASIMKESLMLVTTLNPKIGYDMASKVAKNAHKKGLTLKESALELNALSEEDFDKLVRPELMIGPSAYKQ; this comes from the exons ATGCTTCGATCGGCACCAGCTCGTCGCGCCGCTTCCGGCCTGGCAAACACACGGCTTACCGTTATGCCGAGGACATGCGCAAAGAGCCTCTCCACATGCTCGACCCGATACATCTCCTCTTCCCCCGCAGCTCTTTACCCCGCGACGAACTCCAGATCAACAAACCTTACCAGCCCTTTCTCCCTCCAGAGAAGCATTCACACCACTGCTCCCAGAATGGCCGAAACCCGTACCGAGAGCGACGCCTTTGGCGAGATCCAGGTCCCCGCGGACAAGTACTGGGGTGCTCAGACTGAGCGTTCCCTCGAGAACTTCAAGATCAACCAGCCCCAGGACCGCATGCCGCCCCCGATCGTGAAGGCCTTTGGTATCCTCAAgggcgccgccgccaccgtcAACATGCGCTACGGCCTCGACGAGAAGGTTGGCAAGGCCATCCAGCAGGCCGCTGCTGAGGTCGCCGAGGGCAAGCTCCTCGACCACTTCCCCCTCGTCGTCTGGCAGACCGGCTCCGGTACCCAGTCCAACATGAACGCCAACGAGGTCATCTCTAACCGCGCCATCGAGATTCTCGGCGGTGTCAAGGGCAGCAAGAAGCCCGTCCACCCCAACGACCACGTCAACCGCTCCGCCTCTTCCAACGACACCTTCCCCACCGTCATGCACATCGCCGCCGTCCTCGAGATCGAGCAGGAGCTCCTCCCCTCCCTCAAGAGCCTCCGCGATGCGCTCCAGAAGAAGGTTGACGAGTTTGACGCCAAGCAGATTATCAAGATTGGCCGCACTCACTTGCAGGATGCTACCCCCCTGACCCTCGGGCAGGAGTTCTCCGGATACGTCGCCCAGCTCAGCCAGAGCATCAAGAGAGTCGAGTCCTCCCTTCCCGACCTGCGCCAGCTCGCTCAGGGTGGTACCGCTGTCGGCACCGGTATCAACACCTTCCAGGGCTTCGCTGAGGGCATCGCCGAGGAGGTCTCCAAGATGACCGGCACCAAGTTCGAGACCGCCCCCAACAAGTTCGAGGCCCTCGCCGCCCACGACGCCATCGTCCAGGCCCACGGCTCCCTCAACACCCTCGCCGCCTCCCTCTCCAAGATCGCCCAGGACATCCGCTACCTCGGCAGTGGTCCCCGCTGCGGTCTTGGTGAGCTCAACCTCCCCGAGAACGAGCCCGGCAGCTCCATCATGCCCGGCAAGGTCAACCCTACTCAGTGCGAGGCCCTCACCATGGTCTGCGCCCAGGTCATGGGTAACCACGTCGCCACCACCATCGGCGGTATGAACGGCCAGTTCGAGCTCAACGTCTACAAGCCCCTGGTCATCCGCAACCTTCTCCACAGCGTCCGCATCCTCTCCGACGGCATGCGCTCCTTTGAGAAGAACCTCGTCGTCGGCCTCCAGGCCAACGAGGAGAAGATTGCCAGCATCATGAAGGAGTC CCTCATGCTGGTCACCACCCTCAACCCCAAGATCGGCTACGACATGGCCTCCAAGGTCGCCAAGAACGCCCACAAGAAGGGCCTCACCCTCAAGGAGTCCGCCCTCGAGCTCAACGCCCTCTCCGAGGAGGACTTTGACAAGCTCGTCCGCCCCGAGCTCATGATCGGACCCAGCGCTTACAAGCAGTAG